One window of Siniperca chuatsi isolate FFG_IHB_CAS linkage group LG19, ASM2008510v1, whole genome shotgun sequence genomic DNA carries:
- the mcur1 gene encoding mitochondrial calcium uniporter regulator 1 produces MVLKQCHSRFQLFGVNRPEKLFEPAFNQDRVSVSSFVPAQSIVSRLTSVKSSPSVQGVITPPLSNLEEPLWRRRRAPGLKRTRLSAVTQMSARELSTSIEAFQYDLKPGLPKPEGGRLFFDTHAVVQLFEENGFTTQQAEVMVKVLVRMTNSNMDVIYNDMVTKVQQEIMLQRVMSQIAAVKKDMIILEKSEFSTLLAENEKLKIQLLQFKVQLADVMNKVRSDSILDMNMEKSRVKELKAEHDKKLLEMRTEIVEMTAEQDLHLTQTNMKIDTEVAGLKTMLESHKLDTIKYLAGSVFTCLTVVLGFYRIWM; encoded by the exons ATGGTGCTTAAGCAGTGTCATTCGCGATTTCAACTTTTTGGTGTTAACCGCCCAGAAAAGCTGTTCGAGCCTGCTTTTAACCAAGACAGAGTCAGCGTTAGCAGTTTTGTGCCAGCGCAATCGATCGTGTCGCGTTTGACATCTGTCAAGTCATCACCGAGTGTCCAGGGCGTCATCACTCCACCTCTTAGCAACTTAGAGGAGCCGCTATGGAGAAGGAGACGAGCTCCTGGACTGAAGAGGACACGTCTTTCTGCAGTGACTCAAATGTCCGCAAGAG AGCTGAGTACCTCCATCGAAGCCTTCCAGTATGACTTGAAACCAGGTTTACCAAAGCCTGAAGGCGGGAGGCTGTTTTTTGATACACATGCAGTGGTGCAACTCTTTGAGGAAAAtg GCTTCACTACTCAGCAAGCTGAGGTGATGGTTAAAGTACTGGTGAGGATGACAAACTCTAACATGGATGTCATCTATAATGACATGGTAACCAAAGTGCAACAG GAGATCATGTTGCAGCGTGTGATGTCTCAAATAGCAGCTGTAAAGAAGGACATGATCATTCTTGAGAAGAGCGAGTTCTCTACATTACTGGCAGAGAATGAG AAACTCAAGATCCAGTTATTGCAGTTCAAGGTCCAACTGGCT GATGTCATGAATAAAGTGCGCTCAGACTCTATTTTGGACATGAATATGGAGAAAAGTCGTGTAAAAGAATTG AAAGCAGAGCATGACAAGAAGCTTCTAGAAATGCGAACTGAGATTGTGGAAatg ACTGCAGAGCAAGATCTCCATTTAACTCAGACCAACATGAAAATAGACACTGAGGTGGCTGGTTTGAAAACCATGCTAGAGTCTCATAAACTGGATACTATAAAATACCTTGCAG GTTCAGTGTTCACCTGTCTCACTGTGGTCTTGGGTTTCTATCGTATTTGGATGTAA
- the LOC122867049 gene encoding regulator of G-protein signaling 9-binding protein, which translates to MLLVNNKVGDDSTVGTDKALADGKALVDSLIKVVACYRHLASCVGGCTDSLQLRDELRQTREKAQKLAVAICHHLTSHLRNKSLPEEQRKEMELLWVAFSSSLELLHVDMCKVFNMSGIFSLANTDTLVQTGMQGGGSEVAARALSLPELNQAQSPALPAGLESQERSTMEQEIGQIDHMIDDMEMKVNVLRWMVEPHGPQYADPLSSTDSASLALLSVDEEQPGHQPICQRSQIFVLLLLFAVVLVATTLSVCVVFFS; encoded by the exons ATGCTACTTGTAAATAACAAAGTGGGCGATGATAGCACAGTCGGCACAGACAAGGCTTTGGCTGATGGAAAGGCTCTGGTGGATTCTTTGATAAAG GTGGTGGCATGTTACCGGCACTTGGCGTCATGTGTCGGTGGGTGCACGGACAGCTTGCAGCTGCGGGATGAGTTGCGACAAACGCGAGAAAAGGCTCAAAAGCTGGCCGTGGCCATCTGTCACCATCTGACCTCACATCTCCGAAACAAGAGCCTGCCTGAGGAGCAGCGTAAGGAGATGGAGCTCCTCTGGGTGGCCTTCTCCTCCAGCCTAGAGCTCCTCCATGTTGACATGTGCAAAGTTTTCAACATGAGTGGCATCTTCTCTCTGGCCAACACTGATACCCTGGTGCAAACTGGCATGCAAG GAGGAGGCAGTGAGGTAGCAGCTCGGGCACTCAGTCTGCCAGAACTGAACCAAGCTCAGAGCCCAGCCCTCCCTGCTGGTCTAGAGAGCCAGGAGCGCAGCACCATGGAGCAGGAGATCGGCCAAATTGATCACATGATTGATGACATGGAGATGAAAGTCAACGTGTTGCGCTGGATGGTGGAGCCCCATGGGCCACAGTATGCAGACCCGCTCAGCAGCACCGACAGCGCCTCCCTGGCTCTGCTCTCTGTTGATGAGGAGCAACCTGGACACCAGCCTATATGCCAGCGCAGTCAGATCTTTGTGCTCTtattgctgtttgctgttgttttggtgGCAACCACTTTATCTGTCTGCGTTGTCTTTTTCTCATGA